A window of the Virgibacillus pantothenticus genome harbors these coding sequences:
- a CDS encoding methylated-DNA--[protein]-cysteine S-methyltransferase, which translates to MTIYWTTFQHQTWKFYAAATEKGLCYLGPHHLAVNEMEVFLHKQLPNEEIKENENVLNPYMLELQEYLEGKRQKFELDVDLYGTAFQQKVWQALQQIPFGQTVTYSDIAESIEKPQAVRAVGAAIGANPIFIIVPCHRVIGKNGALTGFRGGLDMKERLLLFEKAKET; encoded by the coding sequence GTGACCATTTATTGGACAACATTTCAACATCAAACATGGAAATTTTATGCAGCTGCAACTGAGAAAGGATTGTGCTACCTAGGCCCGCATCACTTAGCAGTAAATGAAATGGAAGTATTTTTGCACAAGCAATTGCCAAACGAAGAAATTAAGGAAAACGAAAACGTGTTGAACCCATATATGTTGGAGCTACAAGAATACTTGGAAGGGAAAAGGCAGAAATTCGAATTAGATGTTGACCTTTACGGAACAGCTTTTCAACAAAAGGTATGGCAAGCATTGCAACAAATACCGTTTGGACAAACGGTCACATATTCTGACATTGCAGAATCTATAGAAAAGCCACAGGCTGTACGTGCTGTCGGAGCAGCCATTGGAGCAAACCCCATTTTCATTATCGTTCCGTGCCATCGGGTCATTGGAAAAAACGGAGCACTAACAGGGTTTCGTGGTGGCCTAGATATGAAAGAGCGACTGTTATTATTTGAAAAAGCTAAAGAAACATAA
- a CDS encoding bifunctional transcriptional activator/DNA repair enzyme AdaA: MTSSITEEQWQAIITNDASFDVVFLYGVRTTGIFCRPSCKSPNPKREYVRIFQNAQQALAEGFRPCKRCKPCEQRMPDEEWVLQIKAVIDTHYHEPLTLALLAEHCHGSPYYLQRTFKRIMNMSPADYIQRVRIHHAKQKLMQTNQSIADIGVKVGLPNTSYFITLFKQYTGKTPKQFRLAFQIQQTEK, encoded by the coding sequence ATGACAAGTTCCATAACAGAAGAACAATGGCAAGCTATTATAACAAATGACGCTTCTTTCGATGTTGTCTTTTTATACGGTGTTCGTACAACAGGTATTTTCTGTCGTCCTTCTTGTAAATCACCAAATCCTAAAAGGGAATATGTACGTATCTTTCAAAATGCCCAGCAGGCGTTGGCAGAAGGATTTCGTCCTTGTAAACGTTGCAAGCCATGCGAACAACGAATGCCAGATGAGGAATGGGTGCTTCAAATAAAAGCAGTTATTGATACGCATTACCACGAACCATTGACTTTAGCTCTGCTAGCGGAACATTGTCATGGTAGCCCTTATTATTTACAAAGAACGTTTAAACGAATCATGAACATGTCACCGGCTGACTATATACAGCGTGTACGAATTCATCACGCAAAACAGAAATTAATGCAAACCAACCAATCCATTGCTGATATAGGTGTAAAAGTGGGATTACCGAATACTTCTTATTTCATTACTTTATTTAAACAATATACCGGGAAAACTCCCAAACAATTCCGATTAGCCTTTCAGATACAGCAAACGGAAAAATAA
- a CDS encoding DNA-3-methyladenine glycosylase family protein yields the protein MEMENVWKVAVPEGFRFQENIRYLANANHECMYQVINNQVLKAINVDKTVFLIELSEAKCGELLVRVVKSSHSFSEANRSKITAYVRDWFDLDTDLADFYQMAENDIFLQTLVHTFYGLRLIGIPNFFEAISWAIIGQQINLFFAYKLKRRLVERFGQSIRWNGGDYWLFPTPDVIANVPVSELTSLQLSKRKSEYLIDIARSIIDGALSKEKLLAADGLEEAEKILTRHRGIGSWTAHYVLMRCFRFPNAFPIADAGLQNAIKQLARLEKKPSKEYMLQLGSGWENWQGYATFYLWRTLYQ from the coding sequence ATGGAGATGGAAAATGTTTGGAAAGTTGCGGTTCCTGAAGGCTTTCGGTTTCAAGAAAATATACGTTATTTAGCAAATGCAAATCATGAATGCATGTATCAAGTAATAAACAATCAAGTATTGAAAGCAATCAACGTGGATAAAACTGTTTTCTTAATTGAATTGAGTGAAGCAAAATGTGGGGAATTGCTAGTTCGAGTCGTGAAAAGTTCCCATTCTTTTTCTGAAGCAAATCGTAGCAAAATTACTGCCTATGTACGTGATTGGTTCGATTTAGATACAGATTTAGCTGATTTCTATCAAATGGCTGAAAATGATATTTTTTTACAAACGCTTGTTCATACTTTTTATGGGCTACGCTTGATAGGAATTCCGAATTTCTTCGAAGCAATTAGTTGGGCAATTATTGGACAACAAATTAATCTTTTCTTTGCTTATAAATTGAAAAGGAGATTGGTTGAACGGTTTGGACAATCGATCCGTTGGAATGGAGGAGATTATTGGCTTTTTCCCACTCCAGATGTTATTGCAAATGTACCGGTTTCAGAATTGACATCGTTACAGCTATCGAAAAGAAAAAGTGAATATTTAATAGATATTGCCCGTTCAATAATTGATGGCGCATTGTCTAAAGAAAAGTTACTTGCTGCAGATGGCTTAGAGGAAGCAGAAAAAATACTGACACGTCATAGAGGAATTGGTTCATGGACAGCGCACTATGTGTTGATGCGTTGTTTTCGTTTTCCTAATGCATTTCCAATTGCAGACGCGGGTTTACAAAATGCGATTAAACAGTTAGCTAGATTGGAAAAAAAGCCATCCAAAGAATATATGTTGCAATTAGGTTCTGGTTGGGAAAATTGGCAAGGCTATGCTACGTTTTATTTATGGAGAACGCTCTATCAGTAA
- a CDS encoding DUF2087 domain-containing protein, with translation MSKQYEITEEEKKKVLDTYFKQGIDGRLDIFPSKEKRKLIVLQNILRHFKPNTVYSEKEVNEILKAIYSDFAILRRCFIDYGYMERSRDCTKYWVKQTLL, from the coding sequence TTGAGCAAACAATACGAAATCACGGAAGAGGAAAAGAAAAAAGTATTAGATACATACTTTAAACAAGGTATCGATGGTAGATTAGATATCTTTCCAAGTAAGGAAAAAAGAAAGCTTATTGTACTGCAGAATATTCTAAGGCATTTTAAACCAAATACCGTTTACTCCGAAAAGGAAGTTAACGAGATATTAAAGGCTATATACAGTGATTTTGCAATTCTTAGAAGATGCTTTATTGACTATGGGTATATGGAGCGTAGCAGGGATTGTACCAAATACTGGGTGAAACAAACTCTTTTATAG
- the bioD gene encoding ATP-dependent dethiobiotin synthetase BioD: MEGAGGIAVPLGKDFLVSDLSIALKLPILIVARPNLGTVNHTYLTVHYARQVGIPIVGIVINGKSDQPNIDEITNPKLMEDMCGVPVLGVTPKLKKLTEGDVQHMIHTSLDVEGLLHRLMETSPM; encoded by the coding sequence GTGGAGGGGGCAGGAGGTATTGCTGTACCTTTAGGAAAGGACTTTTTAGTTAGTGATTTATCTATTGCTTTAAAGCTTCCCATTCTTATTGTGGCTAGACCAAATCTTGGAACGGTAAATCATACTTATTTAACGGTTCACTATGCGAGACAGGTAGGGATTCCGATTGTAGGGATTGTGATAAATGGGAAGAGTGATCAGCCTAATATAGATGAGATAACCAATCCAAAGCTCATGGAAGATATGTGTGGCGTTCCTGTCCTAGGGGTGACTCCTAAGTTGAAAAAACTTACAGAAGGTGATGTTCAACATATGATTCATACATCTTTAGATGTAGAAGGCTTGCTCCATCGTTTAATGGAAACTAGTCCTATGTAA
- a CDS encoding helix-turn-helix domain-containing protein, producing MSPQTFYIELAERCHVSRQTINAIENDK from the coding sequence ATGAGTCCGCAGACTTTTTATATCGAGTTGGCGGAGCGCTGTCATGTAAGCAGGCAAACAATTAACGCGATTGAGAACGACAAATAG
- a CDS encoding phosphotransferase enzyme family protein has translation MVYIIKSKLLSKGASLFNVNVSDLKLIGGFSNNVFEVNSSKGTFIIKYYPSSMYERHSIASELDWITYLSESGVNVTIPIASINNKLLEVIILNNEEVCYVSAFEKAKGEFVDVFNNKEWNASLFYTWGRTLGKIHRLSKSYRPTNPKIKRKDWDSGLLFTDAILVNNLIKQKWENFIHDLNKLPKDKNGYGMIHHDLHHKNFYLFKKELVLFDFGDCEYSWFVYDIAIVLYHALQVVDDREKKDFVYKFIRPFLKGYQTEHQLQSDWLLKIPFFLNYRQIYSYIYFSTYLTNEQQKNDRTKQAIQRLKTKIENDIPVLDFHLSIL, from the coding sequence GTGGTTTATATTATTAAAAGTAAACTTTTAAGCAAAGGTGCAAGTCTATTTAATGTAAACGTATCTGATTTAAAATTAATTGGCGGGTTTTCAAACAATGTTTTTGAAGTTAATAGTAGTAAAGGGACATTTATAATCAAGTATTATCCAAGTTCCATGTATGAAAGGCATTCTATTGCTTCAGAGTTAGACTGGATCACATATTTATCTGAATCCGGAGTGAATGTGACGATTCCTATTGCTTCTATAAATAATAAACTATTGGAAGTAATAATATTAAATAACGAGGAAGTTTGTTACGTCTCAGCGTTTGAAAAAGCGAAAGGTGAATTTGTTGATGTTTTCAATAATAAAGAATGGAATGCAAGCCTTTTCTATACTTGGGGTAGGACGTTAGGAAAAATACATCGTTTATCCAAATCATATCGACCGACTAATCCAAAAATTAAAAGGAAGGATTGGGATAGCGGGTTACTGTTTACAGATGCAATTCTTGTTAATAATTTGATAAAGCAGAAGTGGGAAAATTTTATTCATGACTTGAACAAGCTGCCTAAGGATAAAAACGGATATGGGATGATCCATCATGATTTACACCATAAAAACTTCTATTTGTTTAAGAAAGAGCTGGTATTATTCGATTTTGGCGATTGTGAATACAGTTGGTTCGTATATGATATCGCAATTGTTCTATATCATGCACTGCAAGTTGTTGATGACAGGGAGAAAAAGGATTTTGTGTATAAATTTATCCGTCCATTTCTAAAGGGATACCAGACCGAACATCAACTTCAATCTGATTGGCTGCTAAAAATTCCGTTCTTTTTAAATTACAGGCAAATTTACTCCTATATATATTTTTCAACATATCTCACGAACGAGCAACAAAAAAATGATAGAACAAAGCAAGCAATCCAACGTTTGAAAACAAAAATCGAAAATGATATTCCTGTTTTAGATTTTCACTTATCAATACTCTAA
- a CDS encoding GNAT family N-acetyltransferase yields MFHSNRIQLRKMTIEDAEQYHSWRNDVDVMISTNPSLDFYSLLETKAFVEGVILHSSSSKSYIIQDKNTDKAIGITSLINMDHKNRSAECIIDIGEKDYWGKGYAKEALKLLLNYAFLEMNLHRVSLRVFSFNERAIHLYTKLGFKQEGASRQALFRSGNWHDIIHMGILQQEYMTIED; encoded by the coding sequence TTGTTTCATTCTAATAGAATCCAATTAAGAAAAATGACCATAGAAGATGCTGAACAATATCATTCTTGGAGAAATGACGTCGATGTAATGATTTCAACCAATCCTTCGTTAGATTTCTATTCGTTATTAGAAACGAAAGCTTTTGTAGAAGGTGTGATTCTACATTCAAGTTCCTCCAAAAGCTATATTATTCAGGATAAAAATACTGACAAAGCAATTGGAATTACTTCTTTGATTAATATGGATCACAAAAACAGAAGTGCCGAATGTATTATTGATATTGGAGAAAAAGACTATTGGGGGAAAGGATATGCCAAAGAAGCTTTGAAATTACTACTTAATTACGCTTTCTTAGAAATGAATTTGCATCGTGTATCATTACGCGTATTCTCATTTAACGAAAGGGCGATTCATTTATATACTAAGCTAGGCTTTAAGCAAGAGGGCGCTAGTAGGCAAGCACTGTTTCGCAGTGGAAATTGGCATGACATCATTCATATGGGAATACTTCAGCAAGAATATATGACCATAGAGGATTAA
- a CDS encoding GNAT family N-acetyltransferase, which translates to MSIQYIESSVYEEEQIKALYDNVKWTAYTDDIPKLVKAIEHSLAVITAWDNNKLIGLIRVVGDGYTIIYVQDILVLEEYQNQGIGSELMQRILYKYHDVRQKVLLTNDAPDVRAFYEKNGFHSCDNEGLVAFAKMKE; encoded by the coding sequence ATGTCAATTCAATATATAGAAAGCAGCGTATATGAGGAAGAACAAATAAAAGCACTATATGATAATGTGAAATGGACAGCTTATACAGACGACATCCCTAAACTAGTAAAAGCAATAGAACATTCACTAGCAGTTATAACAGCTTGGGATAATAACAAGTTAATAGGATTAATACGAGTTGTTGGGGACGGGTATACGATTATTTATGTTCAAGATATTTTAGTGCTGGAAGAGTACCAAAATCAAGGGATCGGGTCTGAATTAATGCAGCGAATCCTGTATAAATACCATGATGTACGTCAAAAAGTGCTCTTAACGAATGATGCACCTGATGTTCGAGCTTTTTATGAGAAAAATGGTTTTCATTCTTGTGATAACGAGGGTTTAGTTGCTTTTGCGAAAATGAAAGAATAG
- a CDS encoding HD domain-containing protein: MRRNPIIAEPLYKEVEFYPWEVKLFQTSYVRRLKYLAHFGGGAYVSPVVHSRYEHTVGVWKLAAVYFPNHPLLRAAAILHDIGHLPFSHAVEKTLGYNHQALTEEYIQSPEIVSILHTANLEPSDIIHYLRLPSPLTGTRNILGLDHLDSFLRDTYMSGKIEEIPSGLIKRIHCSERGIETDEQTGLQLLRLIVQDHELFLSPLLLAVDRLLAEAISLYWKYDEKNKNSFTEQTDADMIAALKASQNSKVRDIINTILYQPEQINVHQNSTGKGISFGIRKVYHKSPIVNGTLLSETAKGKEILNRLERLKKEYKVNIPSL; this comes from the coding sequence ATGAGACGTAATCCTATCATTGCTGAACCCCTATACAAAGAAGTAGAATTCTATCCTTGGGAAGTAAAGCTTTTTCAAACAAGTTATGTCAGAAGATTGAAGTATCTTGCACATTTTGGTGGCGGTGCATACGTTTCTCCAGTTGTACATAGTAGATATGAACATACAGTAGGGGTATGGAAATTAGCGGCCGTTTATTTTCCTAATCATCCTTTATTGAGGGCAGCTGCAATTTTACATGATATCGGTCATCTACCGTTTTCTCACGCAGTGGAAAAAACATTAGGATATAATCATCAGGCATTAACAGAGGAATATATACAGAGTCCAGAAATAGTATCCATTCTTCATACAGCTAATTTAGAACCAAGTGATATCATTCATTATCTCCGATTGCCTTCGCCTTTGACAGGGACTCGGAATATATTAGGGTTGGATCATTTAGACAGCTTTTTACGAGATACCTATATGAGTGGCAAAATAGAAGAAATACCGAGCGGATTGATAAAAAGAATCCATTGTTCAGAGCGAGGTATAGAGACAGACGAACAAACAGGTCTTCAATTACTTCGGTTAATTGTTCAAGATCATGAGTTATTTCTATCTCCATTATTATTAGCTGTAGATCGATTACTAGCAGAAGCTATTTCACTTTATTGGAAATATGACGAAAAAAATAAAAATTCGTTTACCGAACAAACGGATGCAGATATGATTGCAGCATTGAAGGCATCGCAAAATTCTAAGGTACGAGATATTATTAATACTATTTTATATCAACCTGAGCAAATTAATGTGCACCAAAATTCAACAGGAAAAGGTATCTCCTTTGGCATTAGAAAAGTGTACCATAAAAGTCCTATAGTGAATGGCACGCTTTTATCTGAAACCGCAAAAGGTAAAGAAATACTAAATCGCTTAGAGCGATTAAAAAAAGAATACAAAGTGAATATTCCTTCGTTATAA
- a CDS encoding GNAT family N-acetyltransferase, producing MNIRFVQGSDYYSLSPLINEWWGGRNMSDMLPKLFFDHFQNTSFIAESDGEIVGFLIGFLSQSKEDEAYIHFIGVHPKFRKQQIGKVLYERFFTIAKQNDRKIIRCVTSPVNKTSIAYHTKMGFDIETGNKQINGVEVTANYDGQGQDRVLFKKKLD from the coding sequence ATGAATATTCGTTTTGTCCAAGGTTCAGACTACTATAGCCTATCACCGCTAATAAATGAATGGTGGGGCGGAAGAAATATGTCAGATATGTTGCCAAAGTTATTTTTTGATCATTTTCAAAATACAAGCTTTATTGCTGAAAGCGATGGAGAAATAGTAGGTTTCCTCATTGGATTTCTCTCACAATCAAAAGAGGATGAAGCGTATATCCATTTTATCGGGGTTCATCCTAAGTTTAGGAAACAGCAAATTGGAAAAGTACTATATGAACGTTTTTTTACAATTGCTAAACAAAATGACCGTAAAATTATACGTTGTGTAACATCTCCTGTGAACAAAACTTCGATCGCTTATCATACGAAAATGGGATTTGACATAGAAACAGGAAATAAACAAATAAATGGTGTTGAAGTTACTGCTAATTATGATGGGCAGGGTCAAGATAGAGTCCTCTTCAAAAAAAAATTAGATTAA
- a CDS encoding LysE family transporter gives MDWYLKFILVGFSIALPVGAITVEMTKQGLKNGFFHGWAVGIGGMTIDALLIIALYFGFAQILSLPYVQMPLWIVGAVFLFLLAYDSIKNADKDISLAGDKINRSLLKTYRNGLLVAVSPGNLVFWVTIFGVVLADSYSQSGQASFIISALGILTGILLHDIGLLSIISITRKVMSRAMIKWTSVIAGILLFGFGCYFLYEFYVDVRSVF, from the coding sequence ATGGATTGGTATTTAAAGTTTATTTTAGTCGGTTTTTCAATTGCGCTACCCGTTGGGGCTATAACAGTCGAAATGACCAAACAAGGCTTGAAAAATGGCTTTTTTCATGGTTGGGCGGTTGGGATTGGAGGAATGACTATTGATGCATTGTTAATTATCGCGTTATATTTCGGTTTTGCGCAAATATTATCACTGCCATATGTACAAATGCCACTATGGATCGTAGGAGCAGTGTTTTTATTTCTTCTTGCTTACGATTCAATCAAAAATGCGGATAAAGACATTTCATTAGCAGGGGATAAGATAAATCGCTCCTTATTAAAAACCTATCGTAATGGACTGTTAGTTGCGGTTTCTCCTGGGAATCTCGTGTTCTGGGTAACTATATTTGGCGTTGTTTTAGCAGATTCATACTCACAATCGGGTCAAGCTAGCTTTATCATTTCTGCATTAGGTATATTAACAGGTATTCTATTGCATGACATTGGTTTGTTATCTATTATTTCAATTACAAGGAAAGTAATGAGTAGGGCGATGATCAAGTGGACATCCGTAATTGCAGGTATTTTATTATTTGGATTTGGTTGTTACTTTCTTTATGAATTTTATGTAGATGTAAGAAGTGTATTTTAG